The genomic region TTTCCTACAGGTCTTGGTGTTTATGACGGGTCTCTTCTTTAGTTCATACTCAATGTTTGACTTCGCGGTTGGTATTTACACAAGGGCTGGCTTGCCTGAGGGGTTAGCTAGCTTCTACTATGGCATCATGGGTGTCTTTGCTGCCATAGCAGCGACGTTGTGGGGACTCGCCAGTGATTTCATCGGTAGGAAGCGTGCATTAATCATATCGGCGGTGGTCTCGGCAGTGTTGGCGGTACCTGCCTATTACGTGGTTTATTACAGCGCCGTTGTTAGGAGTGTGCCATTACTTGTCCTTGGCGCCCTCCTAATGGGTTGGCTGTCGCAGTGGCCCTGGGGCCTGGTCCCTGTTTACTTATCAGAGCGCTTCGCAACGCAGAGGAGGGGTTCCGGTGTCGGTTTTGGTTATAGCTCGGGAATATTCATTAGCGCCTGGATGCCTCTATATTCAATACCGCTTTATGGCGTCTTCGCGGCTATTGAGGGTACTAACATATGGTTCACGGCAGCCTTCTGGCTCATTCTCGCCGGTGTTGTTTATGGTATTGCAGCTGCGATAGGGCCTGAGACAATAGGCATCGATCTAAGGATTGTTAGGGAGAGGTAATGGCCCCTTAACCTAATGCTTATACTTAAATCCTCAGTTTCTCTTTTACTTATCCCTTAGGTTGCCGTACCTTAAACCCATCGTGAATGCCTTTATGTTTCTATCCACATCCCTCCTAATATTAGCCTTTATTGACTCTTCAACTATATTTTGCGGTATGTACTGGTTTAACCCCATTATTGAGTAAAGCGCACCGAGTATCACCATGTTTTCATAAATCACGTTACCTAATTTAATGGCATCATCGTAGGCATTCACTATGTAAATCCTCCTAATGCTACTCCTCAAGGCATTCTCCAATTCATTAATACTTGGTATCCTCTGTTTTGTGGCTGGTGGCCTTATTAACCTCCTATTAACTATGAATACCGTGCCCTCATTGGCGTAGCCAATGGCCCTAAATGCCTCAAGTATTTCGAA from Vulcanisaeta distributa DSM 14429 harbors:
- a CDS encoding indolepyruvate oxidoreductase subunit beta, coding for MRLNIYLAGVGGQGLVTFATVLGDAAIRAGYKALVAETHGLSQRGGSIDVHVRIGDVDAPLIPRGGADVVVAFEILEAFRAIGYANEGTVFIVNRRLIRPPATKQRIPSINELENALRSSIRRIYIVNAYDDAIKLGNVIYENMVILGALYSIMGLNQYIPQNIVEESIKANIRRDVDRNIKAFTMGLRYGNLRDK